One Methylosinus sp. LW4 genomic region harbors:
- a CDS encoding four-helix bundle copper-binding protein — translation MERRQFVTAMGALAAATAATGTLAAEDPHAHHHGGGAKYKALFESTTKCVAAGEECLRHCFEMLAANDASMGPCTKSTFDVVAACKALASLSGTASALTPSFAKAVAQACLACKKECDKFPNIAECKACGDACKACADECEKVAA, via the coding sequence ATGGAACGTCGGCAATTTGTGACTGCAATGGGCGCGTTGGCCGCCGCAACCGCCGCCACGGGGACTTTGGCGGCCGAAGATCCGCACGCTCACCATCATGGCGGCGGCGCCAAATATAAGGCTTTGTTCGAGTCGACCACCAAATGCGTCGCCGCGGGCGAGGAATGCCTGCGTCACTGCTTCGAGATGCTCGCGGCCAATGACGCCAGCATGGGTCCTTGCACCAAGTCCACCTTCGACGTCGTCGCGGCCTGCAAGGCTCTGGCGTCGCTCTCGGGCACGGCTTCGGCGCTCACGCCCTCCTTCGCCAAGGCTGTGGCTCAGGCTTGCCTCGCCTGCAAGAAGGAATGCGACAAGTTCCCGAATATCGCAGAGTGCAAGGCTTGCGGCGACGCCTGCAAGGCCTGCGCCGACGAATGCGAGAAGGTCGCGGCCTAA
- a CDS encoding PAS domain-containing sensor histidine kinase yields MFHDAAFGPKALPPARRRGASSTLVRNVTRGLASASLLPFGGPARAEALANLLSTTDNAEFVNLALTGGLALFAVVVAFTHLGERKVWSRREARLAAELEATRQRLDRAEIFLSSEPQLFVSWDNAAGEPDIENGLNDPAFARRVLAFGSWLGPDEAAALQERVDRLRQNGEGFHLSLASLQGRRFDAEGRAVAGRAVLRIREVSGERLELLSLRERHGRSVAESEGLRALLEALPTPVWMRDVEGKLIFVNSAYAQAVEAESAADALRRQIELLDNDARLQAQTARGRDEVWRARVTAVVAGERHRLDVVAAPCHGAAAALAIDRQEIDTTRADLEQQMQAHSRTLDQLPIAVAIFDRAKRLTYRNAAYENLWPLDRAFLDQGPSDSEILDRLRAEQRLPVEADYKAWKARLLEAYQSSEEHHEHVWHMPNGRTLRVVANANPQGGVTYLYDDVSERYFLESRFHALDRMQNETLENLREGVAVFGADGRLRFCNPAFLALWALEKSIVDEKPRFDAVANLCRPLHLNEETWSELRGFVTGLQDMRQGFTRRIERSDGVVLDCTAQPLPEGAALLTFVDVTAGVNVERALTERNQALMAAEKIRNDFVHHVSYELRSPLNNIIGFIHLLGEKTTGELNAKQLEYLGYVGKSSAALLAIINDILDLATIDSDAMELELEEVDAGDAMRAAAEGVQDRLAENDIELQIVATGEVGRFRGDAKRIRQILFNLLANAIGFSRPGQTITLAALRREGEIVFKVADRGRGIAPEVLDKVFDRFESHTSGSRHRGVGLGLSIVRAFTELHGGRVLIDSALGEGTTVTCIFPAQESGGQQGLAPREKGQAS; encoded by the coding sequence ATGTTTCACGATGCGGCCTTCGGGCCGAAAGCGTTGCCGCCTGCGCGACGTCGGGGAGCGTCCTCGACGCTCGTTCGCAACGTCACGCGCGGGCTCGCCTCCGCCAGTCTGCTGCCCTTCGGCGGACCGGCGCGGGCGGAAGCGCTCGCCAATCTTCTCAGCACCACCGATAACGCCGAATTCGTCAATCTCGCGCTGACCGGCGGTCTCGCGCTTTTCGCCGTCGTCGTCGCCTTCACCCATCTCGGCGAGCGCAAGGTGTGGAGCCGGCGCGAGGCCCGGCTCGCGGCGGAGCTGGAAGCGACGCGTCAGCGGCTCGATCGCGCCGAGATTTTTCTCTCCAGCGAGCCGCAGCTCTTCGTCTCCTGGGACAATGCCGCCGGCGAGCCGGACATAGAGAACGGGCTCAATGATCCGGCCTTCGCGCGCCGCGTGCTCGCCTTCGGCTCCTGGCTCGGACCGGACGAGGCGGCGGCGCTGCAGGAGCGCGTCGATCGCCTGCGCCAGAATGGCGAAGGATTTCATCTCTCGCTCGCCAGCCTGCAAGGCCGACGCTTCGACGCCGAAGGCCGCGCCGTCGCCGGCCGCGCCGTGCTGCGCATTCGCGAGGTCTCCGGCGAGCGGCTCGAGCTCTTGTCCTTGCGCGAGCGGCATGGGCGCAGCGTCGCCGAATCGGAGGGGCTGCGCGCTCTGCTCGAGGCGCTGCCGACGCCGGTTTGGATGCGCGACGTCGAAGGCAAGCTCATCTTCGTCAATTCCGCCTATGCGCAAGCGGTGGAGGCGGAAAGCGCGGCCGACGCGCTGCGCCGCCAGATCGAGCTGCTCGACAATGACGCGCGCCTGCAAGCGCAGACGGCGCGTGGACGCGACGAGGTTTGGCGCGCGCGTGTGACGGCGGTGGTCGCCGGCGAGCGGCATCGTCTCGATGTCGTCGCGGCGCCCTGCCACGGCGCCGCCGCGGCGCTCGCCATCGACCGCCAAGAGATCGACACGACGCGCGCCGATCTCGAGCAGCAGATGCAGGCGCATTCGCGCACGCTGGATCAATTGCCGATCGCCGTCGCCATTTTCGATCGCGCCAAGCGCCTCACCTATCGCAACGCAGCCTATGAGAATCTCTGGCCGCTCGATCGCGCTTTTCTCGATCAGGGGCCGAGCGACAGCGAGATTCTCGATCGTCTGCGCGCCGAGCAGCGCCTGCCCGTCGAGGCCGATTACAAAGCCTGGAAGGCGCGGCTGCTGGAGGCCTATCAATCCTCCGAGGAACATCACGAGCATGTCTGGCACATGCCGAATGGGCGCACGCTGCGCGTCGTGGCGAACGCCAATCCGCAAGGCGGCGTCACCTATCTCTACGACGATGTGAGCGAGCGCTATTTCCTCGAGTCCCGGTTTCATGCGCTCGATCGCATGCAGAACGAGACGCTGGAGAATTTGCGCGAGGGCGTCGCCGTCTTCGGCGCCGACGGACGCTTGCGCTTCTGCAATCCGGCCTTTCTCGCGCTATGGGCGCTCGAGAAGAGCATTGTCGACGAGAAGCCGCGCTTCGACGCCGTCGCCAATCTCTGCCGGCCGCTGCATCTCAACGAGGAGACGTGGAGCGAGCTGCGCGGCTTCGTCACCGGCTTGCAGGACATGCGCCAGGGCTTCACGCGGCGCATAGAGCGTTCCGACGGCGTGGTGCTCGACTGCACCGCGCAGCCGCTGCCGGAGGGCGCGGCGCTGCTCACCTTCGTCGATGTGACGGCCGGCGTGAATGTCGAGCGCGCCCTCACCGAGCGCAATCAGGCGCTGATGGCGGCGGAGAAGATCCGCAACGATTTCGTCCATCATGTTTCTTACGAGCTGCGCTCGCCGCTCAACAACATCATCGGCTTCATTCACCTGCTCGGCGAGAAGACGACCGGCGAGCTCAACGCCAAGCAGCTCGAATATCTCGGCTATGTCGGCAAGTCATCGGCGGCGCTGCTGGCCATCATCAACGACATTCTCGATCTCGCCACCATCGACAGCGACGCCATGGAGCTGGAGCTCGAGGAGGTGGACGCCGGCGACGCCATGCGCGCCGCGGCCGAGGGCGTTCAGGACCGGCTGGCCGAAAACGACATAGAGCTGCAGATCGTCGCCACGGGCGAGGTCGGGCGCTTTCGCGGCGACGCCAAGCGCATCCGCCAGATCCTGTTCAATCTGCTCGCCAATGCGATCGGCTTTTCTCGGCCGGGACAAACCATTACCCTCGCGGCGTTGCGTCGGGAGGGGGAAATCGTGTTCAAGGTCGCCGATCGGGGGCGGGGCATCGCCCCGGAGGTCCTCGACAAAGTCTTCGACCGTTTCGAGTCGCACACCTCGGGCTCGCGCCACAGGGGCGTCGGGCTCGGCCTCTCCATCGTGCGCGCCTTCACCGAGCTGCATGGCGGGCGCGTGCTCATCGACTCCGCGCTCGGCGAAGGCACGACGGTCACTTGCATATTCCCGGCGCAGGAGAGCGGCGGCCAGCAGGGTCTCGCCCCGCGTGAAAAAGGACAGGCCTCATGA
- the ahcY gene encoding adenosylhomocysteinase — MTTHFNDYVVADIGLADWGRKELNIAETEMPGLMATRAEFGPSQPLKGARVAGSLHMTIQTAVLIETLKALGADVRWASCNIYSTQDHAAAAIAASGTPVFAIKGESLEDYWDYTHRIFEWGDGGTPNMILDDGGDATLLIHLGLRAENGDTAFLDKATNEEEEVLFAAIKKRLKANPGFYKRNAEAIKGVTEETTTGVHRLYVMHKEGKLLWPAINVNDSVTKSKFDNLYGCRESLVDGIRRATDVMMAGKVACIAGYGDVGKGSAASLRNAGCRVLVTEIDPICALQAAMEGYEVTTMEDAASRADIFCTATGNVDVITTEHMRAMKDRAIVCNIGHFDSEIQVSGLRNLKWHNVKPQVDEVEFADGKRIILLAEGRLVNLGCATGHPSFVMSASFTNQTLAQIELWTKQGQYPVGVYTLPKHLDEKVASLHLDKIGVKLTKMTEQQSAYLNVPQNGPFKPDHYRY, encoded by the coding sequence ATGACCACCCATTTCAACGATTATGTCGTCGCCGACATCGGCCTCGCCGATTGGGGCCGCAAGGAGCTCAACATCGCCGAGACCGAAATGCCCGGCCTCATGGCGACCCGCGCGGAATTCGGCCCGTCGCAGCCGCTGAAAGGCGCGCGCGTCGCCGGCTCGCTGCATATGACCATTCAGACGGCCGTGCTGATCGAGACGCTGAAGGCGCTGGGCGCCGACGTGCGCTGGGCGTCCTGCAACATCTATTCGACCCAGGACCACGCCGCCGCCGCCATCGCCGCCTCCGGCACGCCCGTCTTCGCCATCAAGGGCGAGAGCCTCGAGGATTATTGGGACTACACCCATCGCATCTTCGAATGGGGCGACGGCGGCACGCCGAACATGATCCTCGACGATGGCGGCGACGCCACTCTGCTCATCCACCTCGGCCTGCGCGCCGAGAATGGCGACACGGCTTTTCTCGACAAGGCGACCAATGAGGAGGAGGAAGTCCTCTTCGCCGCGATCAAGAAGCGCCTCAAGGCCAATCCGGGCTTCTACAAGCGCAACGCCGAGGCCATCAAAGGCGTGACCGAGGAGACCACCACCGGCGTGCATCGCCTCTATGTGATGCACAAGGAAGGCAAGCTCCTGTGGCCGGCGATCAACGTCAATGATTCGGTCACCAAGTCGAAGTTCGACAATCTCTATGGCTGCCGCGAATCGCTGGTCGACGGCATTCGCCGCGCGACCGATGTGATGATGGCCGGCAAGGTCGCCTGCATCGCGGGCTATGGCGATGTGGGCAAGGGCTCGGCCGCTTCGCTGCGCAACGCCGGCTGCCGCGTGCTCGTCACCGAGATCGATCCGATCTGCGCGCTGCAGGCCGCGATGGAAGGCTATGAGGTCACGACGATGGAAGACGCCGCGTCGCGCGCGGATATCTTCTGCACCGCGACCGGCAATGTCGACGTCATCACGACCGAGCACATGCGCGCCATGAAGGACCGCGCCATCGTCTGCAACATCGGCCATTTCGACAGCGAGATTCAGGTCTCCGGCCTGCGCAATCTCAAATGGCACAATGTGAAGCCGCAGGTCGACGAGGTCGAGTTCGCCGACGGCAAGCGCATCATTCTGCTCGCCGAAGGCCGCCTCGTTAATCTCGGCTGCGCGACCGGCCATCCGTCCTTCGTGATGTCGGCGTCCTTCACCAATCAGACGTTGGCGCAGATCGAGCTGTGGACCAAGCAGGGCCAGTATCCGGTGGGCGTCTACACGCTGCCCAAGCATCTCGACGAGAAGGTCGCGTCGCTGCATCTCGACAAGATCGGCGTGAAGCTCACCAAGATGACCGAGCAGCAATCCGCCTATCTCAACGTGCCGCAGAACGGCCCGTTCAAGCCGGACCATTACCGCTACTGA